DNA from Desulfuromonas sp. AOP6:
ATCGGTCAGCAGGTCACCGCTGATGATGAGAAAACGTTCGTCCAGAAATTTTTCGGCGGCTTTGACGGCGCCGGCGGTGCCGAAATCTTCCAGTGGGGTCACGTAGGTGATGCGCACTCCGAACTCGCTGCCGTCGCCAAAGAAGTTCTTGATCACCATCGGCTGGTGGTAAAGCAGCAGAATGAGCTCGTCGATGCCATGTCGTTTCAGCAGTTCGATAATGTGTAGTATGATCGGCCGGTTGATCAGGGGGATCATGGGCTTGGGCAGGTTGATGGTCAGGGGCTGAATGCGGGTGCCGAATCCTCCGGCCATAAGAACTGCTTTCATGGAAGCTTTCTCCTTTTAGCGACGATAGGTGCGGGTCGAATGTGGATCAGTGTTTTTTGGCCAGAGCCTTGCGGATTTCCTCCTTGAGCTCGGAAAGGTCCGAACTCTTTACCACATAGGCGTCGGCCAGCCAGGAGGAAAAATCATCTTTGTAACAACTGAAAGCGGTGCACAGGATCACCGGCAGGTTGCCTTTATCCTTGACGATCTTCTGCAGCAGCTGCAGACCGCTTTCCCCTTTCATCTGAATGTCGAGAACGACCAGGTCGAAATCTTTTTTCTGCAGCAGCTCAGCCGCTTCGCTGCCGCTGCCAGCCGATTCCACCTGGTAGCCTTCGTCTTCGAGTTCGGTCTTGTAGAGATAGCGGATGTCGCGTTCGTCATCAACAACCAGGATACGTGCCATGAAATTCCTCCCCTCGGTGCGTTTTATAGTTTAAAGCGGATGCAAAAGCTGGTTCCCCTGCCCTGTTCGCTGAAGATCTCAAACGCCGCATTGTGCCCTTCCAAGATGCGGGCGCACAGCGGCAAACCAAGGCCCGTCCCCTGTTCCTTAGTCGAAAAAAACGGCGTCGTCACGTTCTTGATCTCTTCCGGGCTCATTCCCGGGCCGGTGTCCTTCACTGTCAGGATGACTTCCTCGTGTCCTCTGGCGGTATGGAGGGTTATGCTGCCGCCCTTGGGCATGGCTTCCACCGCGTTATTCAACAGGCTGCGCAGGCAGTAGGTGATCTTTTTGTAGTCCAGCACCACCTGCGGCAGGTCTGGTGCCAGCTCAAGCTGGCAGTCGATGCCGTTTTCGTGCAGGTCGTCTCGCATGCCAGCGTACACTACCGTGACCAGTTGGTTGATGTCCCACCGGTCAAAGGTCGGATGCATCGATTCAGAGTAATTGAGGACTTCCTGCAGAACCTCCTCCAGGTGCTTGGTCTCCCGCACGATGGATTCGATGTAGGCCCGCTTGGCGTCGTCCTCCGTCGTGCTGCGGATGAGCGAGCGGGCAAAGCCGCCGATGATGGTCAGGGGGTTGCGGATGGAATGGGCTACGTTGGCCGTAATCTGTCCCACCAGGGCCATCTTCTCCATGCGCAGAATAATTTCCTGCTGTTGTTTGAGGCGCTCGTTGGCCTCGGTGACGTTGCGCAGCTCTTTCTGCAGGCGTTCGTACAGAGAAGCCCGGCTGATGGCGAAGGTCACCGGCAGGGCGAAGGTTTCCAGCGACTGCCGGTCTTCGTCGGCTATCGGCTGGTTGTTAATGATGTTGTCGGCCAGCAGCAAGCCAACCCGGCGGTCGGTACTGACCATGGGAACCATGACCAGCTCGGTAACTCCCAGAGCTTCGATCTGGGCCGGATCGATATCGGTCTCCTGCCGCAGATCAAGAATGTGGCGAGGGCGGCGTTCGTTGAGAGTACGGACGAAGAGATGATCCTCCTGGCTCAGAGGGACAGTGAGTAGCTGGAGCAAATCGTGGAACTTGGCTTTCTCTTCAGGTAGTTTGGTCTCAAAGAGCATGCGGGCCATCTCGCGCAGCGAACGGTCGGCGTGGGCCAGTTCATTCCAGATGCGCCAGGCATCTTCCCGTTGCCGAGGGCCTACGGCCAGATAGCCTTCGAGGTTCTGGCGCTCCCTGTCCACCAACAGCAGAATGGCCCGGTTGAGGCCAAAGCCCTTGCCGGCGGTAACCGCCGTGAGGGCCATGGTGATAACTTCATCCTTGTCCATGGATGTCTGCAGCACATGGCCGACTTCATTCAGAAAACGTTTTTCCCGATCCCTGACGGCAAGCTGGTGGTCCAGCTGTTTTGTCCTGGCCCGTAGCTGCAGAAGTTCGGCGCAGACGGTGGGGAAAATTTCCGCCATGTCGCCATCGGAACGGCTGAAGGCTTCCACGTCTTCCAGAAAACGTGGGCATTCGAGACAACGCTGCAGAATACGTTGCTGACGGTCATAAAGAAGAGCGCCATCCTCTTCGAGCAGATAGGGACATTGCGCCGGGTCGATTTGTTCGAGATGCCAGCAGCACTGAGGATTCACGGTCATCACCGATCAGAAATCTATTTCAGAAAAATTCATATTTCGCCCAAAGAAAACGTCCAGAAATTATAACAGCCCCAAGAGGTAATGCAATGGAAGTGACTATTGTTTTTTAATGAAAAAAATCCTTTTGGACGCCGCGCAGGCAGGAGGACATCGTGGTTAAATGTTGCTCTCAGCCGGGGGGCGTGGCATAGTCGAGCCCTATGAGTGACCATAAGCGCTACCAACTCTTTTCCCATTTTCTAAAAGACCATTTCGGGGGCAGGGTGCATAAGATCTCGGTGGACGCCGGGTTCTCCTGTCCCAACCGTGGCGGCACCCGCCGGCAACCGGGCTGTCTCTTTTGTGACCCCGGCGGATCGGGCGCGGTCGGCATCGCACGGAGCCTGTCCGTGGCCGAGCAGTTGGAGCAGGGCAAGGAGATCATGGTTCGCAAGTACAAGGCGCAGCAGTTCATCGCCTACTTTCAGCCTTTCTCCAATACCTACGCGCCGCCGCCACGCCTGCGACAGCTCTACGATGAGGCCCTTGGCGTCACCGGCGTGGTGGGGCTGGCCGTCGGCACCCGTCCCGACTGTCTACCGCCGGCGGTCCTCGACCTCCTCGCTGAGTATGATCGGCGTACCACCTTCTGGCTTGAACTCGGACTGCAGACCACGCACGATGCGACCCTGACCTTTTTGCGCCGCGGACACGATTATCAGCGCTTTCTGTTAGCGTATAATGAGGCTAAAGCCAGAGGTTTGAGCGTCTGTGTACATGTGATTCTGGGCCTGCCGGGGGAAAGCCGCGCGCAGATGCTGGCCACGGCCGACGAGATGGCACGTCTGCAGGTCGATGGCATCAAGATCCACCTGCTGCACGTGCTCAAGGGGACACCTCTGGGCGAACTCTACCAGCAGGGGCAGGTTGAAGTGCTGTCGCAAGAGGACTACGTCCAGCTGGCCGTCGATTTTCTCGAACGGCTGCATCCGGAAACACTTATCCACCGTCTTACCGGTGACGGACCACGCGACCTGCTGCTGGCGCCCTTGTGGTCGCTGAACAAGTGGGAAGTGCTCAACGCCATCGACGACGAGCTGCGCCGGCGGGACAGCCACCAGGGAAGTTGCTGTCTGGCAAATATGTGAGGAAAAAAGAGTAAAATACCCCGTACACGCCGTCGGGAGGTTGGCGTCAGGGGCGAAAGGCCGTCAGTTCCACGTTAGGAACGGAGGTTTTCCAGCTCGATGGCTTGCAGTTGTTGCGGCGTGACGTCTTCGGCGCCTCCCCAGGAAATAAGCAGGAGGGAAGCCCAGACGATACCGACAGCGAGGATGAGAAGTCTTTTCATGGCGCGTAAAATATAGAATTTTTCGCCTGAAAGCAAGTCCTTATTAAAAAATCCCCCTTGGATTAATTTCCAGGCCTGCTGTCTTCTTGTCTGTCCGGTCGCGCTGTGGTATTGTTCGTCCCCTGAAAAGGGCCTGATTCTCGCTCCCCTCTTCCATCTGAAGAATTCCCTGAACCTATCCCCTGGCCTGACCATGGATCTACGAACGCTCAACAAAGAACAGCTGGCGGCGGTGCGCCATAGCGAAGGACCACTGCTGCTGCTGGCCGGCGCCGGCTCGGGCAAAACCCGGGTCATTACCTATCGTATCGCCTATCTCCTGCTGGAGAAAGACGAGCGTCCCGAGCATGTTCTCGCCGTTACCTTCACCAACAAGGCAGCCCGCGAAATGAAGGAGCGGGTCCTGGAGCTGGTCGGTCGGGTTAGAAACAAAGGGCTGGTCATCGGCACTTTTCATTCCCTCTGTGTACGTATCCTCAAGGAAGATATCGAGCGCCTCGGCTACAAGAAAAACTTTTCCATCTACGGCGCTGCCGACCAGGCCCGTCTGATCAAGGATCTGCTGCAGGGACTCGATGGCGGTGGCAAGAAATTCGACGCCGACCGGGTGCTCTGGCTCATCTCCGACGCCAAGAACCGGCTGGTGGCTCCCCAGGACTTCGTCGGCCGTTTCCAGGACGAATATGCCTGGGTCGCCGCCGAAATCTATCCGCGTTACCAGCGCGCCCTCAAGGCCTTCAACGCCATCGACTTCGACGACATCATCATGCTTGCCGTCACCCTGTTGCAGAACTATCCCGAGGTGCTGGCCAAATATCAGGAGCGCTTCCGCTATATTCTGGTGGATGAATACCAGGACACCAACGCCGCCCAGTATCTGCTGCTGCGCCTTCTCTCGGGCAAATACCGCAACCTCTGCGTGGTCGGCGACGACGATCAGTCCATCTACGGCTGGCGCGGCGCCGATCTGGGCAACATCCTCGAATTCGAGAAGGATTTCGCCGGCACTACCCTCATCAAGCTGGAACAGAACTATCGCTCGT
Protein-coding regions in this window:
- a CDS encoding TIGR01212 family radical SAM protein (This family includes YhcC from E. coli K-12, an uncharacterized radical SAM protein.) translates to MSDHKRYQLFSHFLKDHFGGRVHKISVDAGFSCPNRGGTRRQPGCLFCDPGGSGAVGIARSLSVAEQLEQGKEIMVRKYKAQQFIAYFQPFSNTYAPPPRLRQLYDEALGVTGVVGLAVGTRPDCLPPAVLDLLAEYDRRTTFWLELGLQTTHDATLTFLRRGHDYQRFLLAYNEAKARGLSVCVHVILGLPGESRAQMLATADEMARLQVDGIKIHLLHVLKGTPLGELYQQGQVEVLSQEDYVQLAVDFLERLHPETLIHRLTGDGPRDLLLAPLWSLNKWEVLNAIDDELRRRDSHQGSCCLANM
- a CDS encoding response regulator, with protein sequence MARILVVDDERDIRYLYKTELEDEGYQVESAGSGSEAAELLQKKDFDLVVLDIQMKGESGLQLLQKIVKDKGNLPVILCTAFSCYKDDFSSWLADAYVVKSSDLSELKEEIRKALAKKH
- a CDS encoding sensor histidine kinase, whose product is MNPQCCWHLEQIDPAQCPYLLEEDGALLYDRQQRILQRCLECPRFLEDVEAFSRSDGDMAEIFPTVCAELLQLRARTKQLDHQLAVRDREKRFLNEVGHVLQTSMDKDEVITMALTAVTAGKGFGLNRAILLLVDRERQNLEGYLAVGPRQREDAWRIWNELAHADRSLREMARMLFETKLPEEKAKFHDLLQLLTVPLSQEDHLFVRTLNERRPRHILDLRQETDIDPAQIEALGVTELVMVPMVSTDRRVGLLLADNIINNQPIADEDRQSLETFALPVTFAISRASLYERLQKELRNVTEANERLKQQQEIILRMEKMALVGQITANVAHSIRNPLTIIGGFARSLIRSTTEDDAKRAYIESIVRETKHLEEVLQEVLNYSESMHPTFDRWDINQLVTVVYAGMRDDLHENGIDCQLELAPDLPQVVLDYKKITYCLRSLLNNAVEAMPKGGSITLHTARGHEEVILTVKDTGPGMSPEEIKNVTTPFFSTKEQGTGLGLPLCARILEGHNAAFEIFSEQGRGTSFCIRFKL